The sequence below is a genomic window from Dyadobacter chenwenxiniae.
GATCAAAACCAGTGAAAAATCATTTCATGTAATTAAGAAGTAACATTAGAATGCTCAACCTACAAGACATAAAGAATCAGGCTTGGCAAACACCAGACTGATTCTTTATGTGATTTTCCTTACATTTGCCGCTCGTTTCGTAGACTTTAAGGACCAAAATATATACAATGACCTCGCATCAAATACGTCAGGCTTTTCTTGATTTTTTTCGGAGTAAAGAGCATTTAATTGTGCCTTCTGCACCTTTGGTGGCCAAAAATGACCCTACCCTTATGTTTAACAACTCGGGGATGGCGCAGTTTAAAGACTTCTTTCTAGGCAATGGCACACCTCCTTCCCGCCGCATCGCGGATACTCAGAAATGCCTTCGGGTTTCAGGAAAACACAATGATTTAGAGGACGTTGGCTTTGATACTTATCACCATACGATGTTCGAAATGCTGGGTAACTGGTCTTTTGGTGATTATTTCAAAAAAGAAGCGATTACCTGGGCATGGGAGCTTTTGACAGAGGTTTACCAGCTTCCGAAAGACCGGCTTTATGTGTCCGTTTTCGAAGGAGATTCCAAAGACGGTGTTCCGTTTGATCAGGAAGCCTGGGATCTTTGGAAACCGATCGTGGGCGAAGACCGCATTATTTTAGGGAATAAAAAAGACAATTTCTGGGAAATGGGTGATACAGGTCCTTGCGGCCCGTGCTCGGAAATCCATATCGATTTGCGCCCTGCTGCCGAAGTGGCGGAAATTTCCGGCAAATCGCTGGTTAACAACGATCATCCGCAGGTTGTGGAGATCTGGAACCTGGTTTTCATGCAGTTTGAACGCAAGGCCGACAGCTCACTCGTGCCGCTTCCTGCCACACACGTGGACACAGGAATGGGTTTTGAACGCTTGTGCATGGCGGTTCAGAATAAAACTTCTAACTACGACACGGACGTTTTCCAGAACACCATTCAGGTTTTGGAAACATTATCCGGCAAAAAATACGGTGCTAATAATGAGCCGTTTGCGGACATTGCCATGCGCGTCATTGCAGACCATATCCGGGCGGTTGCATTCGCGATCACGGACGGACAGCTGCCGTCCAATAACAAGGCTGGTTATGTAATCCGCCGGATTTTGCGTCGGGCGGTTCGTTACGGCTATTCTTATTTAGGTTTTCAGGAGCCATTTTTTTACAAACTGGTTGCAGTTTTGGCGGATCAGTTCAAAGATGTTTTCGCTGAGCTGAAATCACAGGAAGAATTTGTGACGCGGGTGATTCTGGAAGAAGAAAAAAGCTTTTTAAGAACGCTTGAATCCGGCTTGAAGCGGCTTGATGTGATTGTTAATTCTTTAAAAGAGAAGGGCATTAACACCATTGCTGGTGATGAGGTTTTTGAACTAAGCGACACATTTGGCTTTCCGGTTGACCTTACCGCACTTATTGCAAGGGAAAAAGGGTTTCAAATTGATGAAATCGGTTTTCAGGATGCATTAACGGAGCAAAAAAACAGATCAAGACAAGACGCTGCAAAAGAAGCGACGGACTGGATTGAACTGCGCGAGGCAGACGGCGTTGAATTCCTGGGCTATGATTTTGAAGAAACACATAGCCAGATCATTAAATATCGTAAGGTAAAGACCAAAACGGGCGAAGAATATCACATTGTCCTGGACCGCACACCTTTCTATGCTGAAATGGGTGGACAGGTTGGGGACACAGGCGTCCTGCTCCTGGATAACGGCCTGGCTGATGGCAAAAAGACGATCAGGATCATTGATACCAAGAAGGAAAACGACCTTTTTGTTCACATTTCCCTTGATAAAAATTTAGACGACGCATTACGAAATGCTGGCATTATCGTTGCCAAAATTGATAGCGAGCGCCGTGAGAAGATCAAGGCTAACCACTCGGCTACGCACTTGATGCTTTCTGCCATGCGGGAAGTTTTGGGCACGCACATTGGGCAGAAAGGTTCTTACCTCAACGACGAAGTGCTTCGTTTTGACTTCTCGCATTTTGCGAAGGTAACAGACGAAGAACTGCAAAAAATTGAAGACCGCGTGAATGAAAAAATTCGTGAGGACATTGCATTGGACGAAAGAAGAAATGTGCCGATCCAGCAGGCGCTGGACCAAGGGGCGACGGCAACTTTTGGCGAAAAATACGGCGATTTTGTTCGTCTGATCATTTTTGACCCGACTTACTCTTTCGAACTTTGCGGCGGAACTCACATTCCCTCAACGGGACAGATCGGCGTTTTCAAGTTTATTTCAGAAGGCTCGGTTTCTGCAGGTGTGCGTCGCGTCGAAGCTGTTACGGGCGCGAAAGCGCTGGATATTATGCGCCATCAGGAGGAAACTTTGAACAAAATAAAAGACTTGCTGAAAAATCCTACTGACCTCGTTAAGGCTGTGGAAAGCTTGCTGGAAGAGCGTAACGGTTTGCAGAAAAGGATCGTTTCTCTGGAAAATGAGAAGATCCAGTCGCTGAAATCTACATTGGTTGACACTATGAAGAAGCACAGCACTTTCAACCTGATCGTTGAAAAAGTGGATGTGCCTAATGCGGATTCACTGAAACAACTATCTTACGAACTGCGCGATCAGATCGAAAACCTGATTGCTGTTTTTGGGACAGAAATAGCTGGTAAGCCGCAACTTTCGGTCTTTATTGCTGAAAATATTGTTCAGGAAACCGGCTTGAATGCTGGCAAGATTGTAAAAGATCTTGCAAAAGAAATTCGCGGCGGGGGTGGCGGTCAGCCATTCTTTGCAACGGCCGGCGGCTCGGATGTCAGCGGACTTGACGCGGCATTGGATAAGGCAAAGGGGCTTTTCTAGGAAGTTGGATGAGTCTATTTTAATGCAAGAATTGTATTTGGATATAAAAAGCTGACTTTAATATCACAAAAAGAGCGAAGCCAAAACTGGCGTCGCTCTTTTAATTTAAGGACTATAATAAGAACTTAATTACTCCTCGGCTTTCAACTGTCCGCGGATTTCTCCCGCCGGATATTTAGCCGAATGAATGTTCAGGTAATACAAACCGGCTTTCAGGTCGGCAACCTGCGCTTCGGTTAAAGTGTCTTTAAATGCGAAAGGTGAGGTAAATGTTGTTCCCAAATCAATGACCACTGCTCCCGTGGAGTCAGATGGAGCTTTGTGAATGTGCCATGCTGTCGGAATAAATGTCGAATCGGTTGAAGTTGAGTCCGACGAAGCAGAGTCGCTGTACATAATGTTCAAGCTTAAAATCCTGCTCTCCTGATCTAACGTACCATCTACTGAACCGGTCGCGGTTGATGGATTAGCTGGGACTTCGTTTGCACCGGAAAGTGTCGTACTTACTTTCAGTTCGGGCAATACAGGAGTCGGGTCTGTTACTTCATCGTCATCACTACATCCTACCATCGCGGCGATAAAAAACACACCCAAAAATGCTAATTTTCTCATAATGCTTTGTTTTAGTAAATAATTGGTTTGGCGGCTGACCGTAAAAAACCTGCTCCTGCTAAAACAATCGCTTCAAATAACTGACTATGAAAAGATTACAATTTTAATACGAATAGCGGGAATGGGGACGTATTCACACCAATTGCTGAATTATACAACATTTATATGTTTTTTGATGGTAATGTTGAGCAAAAACCAAATTTCCATCGGTTATGCGACCAAAGCCACAACTCTGGCTGGCGTCTGATATTCTTCTCCAACGCTGTATAATACAATTTCATAATTTCCGTTTCTTGCATTCCTCCCGCTTCTTTTACGAGCAAATTGAACCTGAACTGGTATTTGTTCGCACCTCTTTTATGTACATCCAGATACACCACGGCACTATTTCGTTTAATCGCTATGCGTGCCGCACCCGACTGGATATACGTATGGTTACCAAAAAACTCAATCGCATTTTTCCCTGCAACGGGCGGTCTCTGATCGGCAACGTTGATAAAAATCGTGGGCTTGCTTTCTCGCCAGTTTACAGCTGAACGATACCAGTTGGCCTTTGGAATGAGCTTGATGCCGAATCGACTTCTCAGCCTTTTCAATTTCTCGTTCAGTAACCCGTTCGAAACCGGCGAATAAGCAGCCAACACGCTGCTATCGGTTATTAACGGCATCGAAAACAAATATTCCCAGTTTCCGTAGTGTGAAACCATTAATACAATGTCCCTTCTTTCCGAAAGTAATTGATGAATAAGGGATGGGTTAGCGTAATTAATGAACTTGGCAAGATCCTTCTGAGCAATGTTCCTGACTATAAACGGCTCCACAATGAGGCTTGCCAGGTGCCGGTAGTATTTGTCTGCCAGTTGGGCATTCTCATTTTCTGAATGAGCTGGGAAGCAGATTGCCAGGTTTTTAAGGATAACCTTCTTGCGATAAGCCCAAATGTGTTTGAAAATCAGGTAGATCAAATGCGAAAACAATCGCCAGGTCATTACGGAGAGGCTCGCCGAGCCGATCCGGGAGAGAGAAGCGGTAAGCCGCAGCTTCTCTCTCCATGGCATGGATTGGGCGTTGCGCATTATAATATGAGCTGGATGCCTGTGTTGAATCCGAAATGAACGCCCTGAAAATCCTTGGAGCCATCATTTTTCCAGATGAATTTTTTGACAAAATCATAATCGTTACCCCGTTTATAGCTCACGTAGTTTATCGTTGGCCCTGCGAAAATTTCTAGCTTCTTGCCGATTTTGTAAGCGGGAATTATACGGAGTGCGTTTTTATTATAAGCACCTTTTTTGAAATTGGACAATGTTTGGCTCACCGCTTCCAGATTCAGCCTGAAATCATTGGTCAGCTTAATGTGTGCCCCTAAACCGGCTTCCACTGCATACAGATCACGTTTATCGTCTTTGAAATTATATCCTATCCCCGCAATCCCGTACAAAACACGGCCTCCGGAGCGGAAGGATGCAATGGTCGTCATGGTTTCGTCGAGCGTGACGGCGATGGATTTCTCACCACTTTTGATAAAGTTGAAAATGGCGATGGGATAATCACTTGTGTCGGCAATGTTGACCAATCCGGCGAGTTGAACGCCTTTTACATTTTTGGCGACATTTGCAAATCCGGCAACCTGCGCATTTACATTCTTTCCTTTGTTAAGGAACCCGCTGATTTGCAGGCCTTTCGCATCATTACGTGTAATGTTGGCAAAACCCGCCATTTGCAGGGATTGTGAACTCCCGGCCAGGTTCATAAACCCGGCGAGTTGAGCGCCTTTTGACTCATTTTTCACAACATTTGAAAAACCCGCCATCTGGATTCCGTTGGCATTATTGCCGGTAATATTGGCTGCACCCGCCAGCTGGATTCCTTTCGCATTGTTTGAAATCAAATTCACAGCGCCAGCCATTTGTAAGCCGGAAGCGTCTTGTTTGATCAGATTAGCCGCTCCGGAAATGGCAACGCCGGTTTCCGATTTGGAAAGTCCTGCTATGGCGTGCAGGGAAAAACGGTTTGTATAGGAAGCAGCATGTTTGCCGTTGGTACTGAGCGGATAAATAAAACCAACATGCACTGCTGATGTAGTGTCATTCTGACCAAATGAAACAAAAGAAAGGCCGAATAAAAAGATGCTGACAAAAAGTGCCTTAGCTGCGCAAAATCTTAAATTTTTCATGGGAATGTATTTAAAGAGAAATCATTTAAACACATACAGCCACTGGAACTCAAAATTGCAGGCCTTCAATCCGGTCCCGTTGCTGTATGCAAAGTACCGACAACAAGAGCAGGGCTTACCCTAAAAAATGGAGGAAAAAACTGCTTAATTATGTGTGATAGCGTCTGACTAGTTTTGGTAGCCGAGCTTTTATTACACGTTTGCTTTCGCTATTTTTGGTCATTGTCAGGACACTATAACTTTGATAGATGAGAACTTTGGAAGAATCGCGTTTGAATAGTCACTTAAAGGACCTTCGGGTGGAAACGCTTGAAAAAGGCTTTCCGTTTATGCTTCGCGATCCCGAAATTGCTGCTGAGGGTTTCATTTACGAGTTTCCGGACGGATCGATGAAATTGATGAACCTGGAAGATAACCTGCAAACAATCGTTGAGGTCAGAGCATTGACGACCGCCGAGATTACGGTTATCAGAAAGAAACTCAATCTGCCCGTATTCCAATATGCCTGATCTTTTCGTGATCACCGGCCCAAACGGTGCAGGAAAGTCATCAAATGCCAGTTCCTTAATTCCAAAATCAAGTGATTTTCCCGTTTTTGACGGTGATAAATTATTTTATCAATTGTTAGATAAGCATTATAAGATAGTCAAAGTTTCTAAATACGCGCGGATCAAGGCGGAGGATGAACTTCAAGTTATTTTTGCAGATCAAGTGGATAAAGCAATTGCAAGAAATGAGGACTATGCATATGAAGGTCATTTCAATACTGAAAATTCCTGGACAACCATCAAAAAGTTTCAAAAGGCTGGTTATAGAATCAATATGGTATTTCTAGCGCTTGAAAACGCTACTTTGTCGCTGCAGCGGGTTGCTGTAAGGGTTTCTCAGGGCGGACATCATGTTGCGCCTGCCCATATTTATGACAACTATTTTGGCAACATCAAGCTACTTGATCAAAATCTAACCTTAATAGATAAGCTTATCGTGCTTGACAATAGCTTCGTCAACGCTACCCACATTCTTACATTGGAGAATCGAAAGATTGGCTTCATTCAAAAAGATAGGGTGCCAGTTTGGATGAAAAACAATATGCCCGAACTCATGAAGATTATTGAGCAATTTGACTTACATTAACTTTTATAATTTCCCGTATCGCCAGCTCAAACCGCCCTGCCAGCCGATCCAGGACGCCAGGTTTTTGTTGCTCATTTTGAAGTTGGGGTAATGTTTTGGGGGGAAAGATTTGAAACCTTTTTCAGTTTCGAAACCGGCGCTATCGTACAGGGAAAATGCCGGGCCGGCGAAAAGCAGGAAGCGTTTGTTAAGCTTGTAGGTGATTGCGGTCTGGAAGCGATAAAGCGAGGGAATGCGATACCAATCGCTTGTGTAAATGTTCTGGTTCATGATTTCCGTGAAGAACCCAAATTTCCTAAATGGAAAAAATTCAAAGCCAAATCCCGCACCAAATGTGTATGTCCTGTTT
It includes:
- the alaS gene encoding alanine--tRNA ligase → MTSHQIRQAFLDFFRSKEHLIVPSAPLVAKNDPTLMFNNSGMAQFKDFFLGNGTPPSRRIADTQKCLRVSGKHNDLEDVGFDTYHHTMFEMLGNWSFGDYFKKEAITWAWELLTEVYQLPKDRLYVSVFEGDSKDGVPFDQEAWDLWKPIVGEDRIILGNKKDNFWEMGDTGPCGPCSEIHIDLRPAAEVAEISGKSLVNNDHPQVVEIWNLVFMQFERKADSSLVPLPATHVDTGMGFERLCMAVQNKTSNYDTDVFQNTIQVLETLSGKKYGANNEPFADIAMRVIADHIRAVAFAITDGQLPSNNKAGYVIRRILRRAVRYGYSYLGFQEPFFYKLVAVLADQFKDVFAELKSQEEFVTRVILEEEKSFLRTLESGLKRLDVIVNSLKEKGINTIAGDEVFELSDTFGFPVDLTALIAREKGFQIDEIGFQDALTEQKNRSRQDAAKEATDWIELREADGVEFLGYDFEETHSQIIKYRKVKTKTGEEYHIVLDRTPFYAEMGGQVGDTGVLLLDNGLADGKKTIRIIDTKKENDLFVHISLDKNLDDALRNAGIIVAKIDSERREKIKANHSATHLMLSAMREVLGTHIGQKGSYLNDEVLRFDFSHFAKVTDEELQKIEDRVNEKIREDIALDERRNVPIQQALDQGATATFGEKYGDFVRLIIFDPTYSFELCGGTHIPSTGQIGVFKFISEGSVSAGVRRVEAVTGAKALDIMRHQEETLNKIKDLLKNPTDLVKAVESLLEERNGLQKRIVSLENEKIQSLKSTLVDTMKKHSTFNLIVEKVDVPNADSLKQLSYELRDQIENLIAVFGTEIAGKPQLSVFIAENIVQETGLNAGKIVKDLAKEIRGGGGGQPFFATAGGSDVSGLDAALDKAKGLF
- a CDS encoding CHRD domain-containing protein, whose translation is MRKLAFLGVFFIAAMVGCSDDDEVTDPTPVLPELKVSTTLSGANEVPANPSTATGSVDGTLDQESRILSLNIMYSDSASSDSTSTDSTFIPTAWHIHKAPSDSTGAVVIDLGTTFTSPFAFKDTLTEAQVADLKAGLYYLNIHSAKYPAGEIRGQLKAEE
- a CDS encoding lysophospholipid acyltransferase family protein, with amino-acid sequence MRNAQSMPWREKLRLTASLSRIGSASLSVMTWRLFSHLIYLIFKHIWAYRKKVILKNLAICFPAHSENENAQLADKYYRHLASLIVEPFIVRNIAQKDLAKFINYANPSLIHQLLSERRDIVLMVSHYGNWEYLFSMPLITDSSVLAAYSPVSNGLLNEKLKRLRSRFGIKLIPKANWYRSAVNWRESKPTIFINVADQRPPVAGKNAIEFFGNHTYIQSGAARIAIKRNSAVVYLDVHKRGANKYQFRFNLLVKEAGGMQETEIMKLYYTALEKNIRRQPELWLWSHNRWKFGFCSTLPSKNI
- a CDS encoding zeta toxin family protein translates to MPDLFVITGPNGAGKSSNASSLIPKSSDFPVFDGDKLFYQLLDKHYKIVKVSKYARIKAEDELQVIFADQVDKAIARNEDYAYEGHFNTENSWTTIKKFQKAGYRINMVFLALENATLSLQRVAVRVSQGGHHVAPAHIYDNYFGNIKLLDQNLTLIDKLIVLDNSFVNATHILTLENRKIGFIQKDRVPVWMKNNMPELMKIIEQFDLH